The Enoplosus armatus isolate fEnoArm2 chromosome 5, fEnoArm2.hap1, whole genome shotgun sequence genome contains the following window.
CATTAAGAAGACATGGAAACTGTGAACATGACAGGATTTGATTGCTTCCTGCCTTAAAGAGGCTCTGAAAATTCCTCTACTTCACTTCCAATGAAGGAAGTACGTTTTGAGATTTATATGATTTATAATTGTATGcatacaatttaaaaagacaagaagacaagGTAGAAGATGAGCTATTGGTACAGATGATGAAAGGATTGTgtagaaaaggaaggagaggcaGGAGCATGTATTTACCGTCCATTTTGCACCTCCACCTCTCAGCGGCGTATTCAACACCTTTGTAAATGGTTTATGGGGCTTCCATGATGGCTGTTCTACCACACACAGCCCatccagccacacacacacacacacacacacacgagcactcaacacaaacatgctgtatAACAGATGGTGTTACATTGGTGTGGGATGCAGAGGTGATGTCCTGCATGCTAATCCAGCTGCAGACCAGAGGTAACGTTTGAATAGTGGAGCTTTGAGAGTCTTTTCCCCCAAATGTAACACGCTACAGTTGATTTCACCTTTCACCACCAGTTACTATGTTTGTAAGGGTGTTTTTTAGAGCTGATCAATCAATTAttcgatcgacagaaaatcaattgaactattttgattatagtttcagtcacttttcaagcaaaaactccaaacactttctgttttccagcttcttctgttttgtatgattgtaaactgaatatctttgggttttggatgtTGGTCAGCACAAAACAGAGGGGAGATAAACTgatatgtgacattttatagaaaataAGCTAGTTTCCTAGTGTGATTGACCAATTATCAATCTAATCAATCACAGAAGCAATGCATTTCACCCTGACTTtctcacatttcacattatgTAAAGAAGGAGTAGAACAAGCATACATAGTAAAATTCACATTGCTCTTATGACTGCATGTCATCAGTAGCCTTGTGCAAAAGTGCGTCCATGTCTACGTAAATCACAAAAATTATCCAAAGAAAGTTGCACGGTCGTCCTTGAGGGCTGATGATCTTGCCAGTGGCAGCGTatgaaatgttttccattttaaatcatTGCAGCAGCATATGCTCTGTGTTCTGGCTCATATATTTAAACAGCTCTCAACTCTGATCACTGGAcgtaaaatgcaaaatgcattatAAAACTCTCATTTTAACTGATTTTGTGATGGTAGTTTTTGATTGggatagtgaaaataatcagatGTCTGATGACTGGCTGAAGATGCAACCATCATATTCTCCAAGTGAACTCATCTCTAAGTTACCAGTGTGGGAATTTACGTTTTTCATTTGGAGGGAGTTCAGCACACAACCCTcaagcagagagtgtgtgtggtcttgCATTCACAAACTGTTTTGCAACTGAGCTGTAAACTTTATGGCGATGCTGTTTGATTACTTAAACAGCCTTCCTGAACGTGTCACACTTCTATTCCACCTGGACCTCAGCACAACCCCCCGTTTTAGTTTTTTCTCAGCCCTAACCTCATGAGGAGAGCAAACAGTTAACAATGCTCAGTGAACCTGCTGCTTCTGGTTTTCGTCGGTGCAGCTGTTCTGTGGAGTAACTTGACtgacagtgtgtcagtgttgtagTCGGGCTTGTATGAGTGACATGATGCGTGTACGTAAATGTGTGCCTGCACTGTACCACACAGGCTGCTGTTGTCGCCTTTGAAGCAATGAATTGAAACTCTCAAGTGTGTTCATCTTTACTCCCCAGGCtatctttcaaacacacacacacatacacacaaaggaGCAGTGCCAGGTCCAGTCCTCTAcgtgccagtgtgtgtgctggcagtGCCAAGAGCGTCTTGCGGGCCCTTGTGTGGAGTGGGATTATGTTAATTTGTCCTTGGTGGAAGCACTCTCACCAACGCCTGCTCACTATTGtcatgagagacagacagagagggaggaaaggaggcaGCGAAGAAGTCGAGAAAACGAGTGGGAGAGAGGTGAAGCTGTGATAAGCAATTTGGAGAGGGAAGAACAGAATGAACAGCAGAGAGATATAGCTTTTTGGAAGAACAGAGAGGCCTGAGgctgatggagagaagaggagatggaaGGAGATGAGTGGAATTGGAGAtaatgaggaagagagagaaagtcaagCGACTGGTGAGGCTGAATCAGGAGGGATTGTGAGGAGCAGAGGTAGATGAGAAAGGTGGAAGATGTGTAGAGGAGTAAGGGGCAATAATGGGAAAGAGACAGATCCAACAGGCTAACACCACTGGCATCTCTTCACACCTTTATTCTCACTatctctttttccctctgcttgtcattttgcctttattttataGTGAAAGTAGAGATGCGCAGGGATCGACAGAGAGGGAACTGAGGCCAGGATTGAACTGGGGATATTGCGGTTACATGGTGTACATCTTAACCATTAGGCCACCATACACCCCACATAAGCTTTTTAAACCTTCaaaccaaaaatatttaaaccagTAGTTCCCAACCTTGGGGTCGGGGCCCTCCAATGTGTCACAAGCTAATGTCAGAGATCGCAAGATGGTTTCTGGCTTGGAACATAATAATCCTGAAGTGCCCAATAACCAAAGAAACATGGCTGCCTCATATCACCCAAAGTTTATTGTTTAAGGtaattaaaagcaaatgtaaTGGATACAGTGTTGTGATGTCAATGCACAGTATTTTCAACCTCCAAACGACCTTTCAACCTCTTCAACTCTGCATCTTACAAATGTCTTAAGTTGTCCAATGAAGTGAACACTCGCAAGCTGTAACTTTCTCATCATGTAAAACTGTCTTTTCTGAGTCTTTTCATTCCTCTTGTCCTTCAGGCGTACTGATTTCTGTTTGAGAGAAGGGCAGGAGCCCTGCAGTGTTGAGGCTGACTCTGTGTGTCTGACGGACTGAAAAACATTATGCAGAGAGTAACTTAATGACCATGGAAAGTCCCTCCTAAGTCGTGGTGCCATGACAAAAATCTGGGCTCTAGTGCTTGTGTGCAACAGCAGCATGTGCGAGAAGTGCTACAGAGAATTTAACTCTTGCCTTTTGATTAGAAACAGTCTGAGTCGCTCATTAGTCATTTGCACCTCAGTTGGATGTGTTTACCTGGTATCAGCACACACAAGACGCCCTATGggaactggtgtgtgtgtgtgtgtgtgtgtgtgtgtgtgtgtgtgtgtgtgtgtgtgtgtgtgtgtgtgtgtgtgaaatgctgCCAAAGCTGAAGCTGCGCTGAGTTAGGAATTCAGGATTGGGAAGAGGCCAAGCGAGCGCGACTCTggaattgtgttgtgttgagaTTCTTGCAAATTTAAGCATGTATTAAACGGCTATTACTGTTCTTCCTCTGGAGTTTATCATACATAAACTGTGTAACCTGTGTTAGTCCTGTATTACAACATCTACTTTGTGTATGCGGGTATTGGAGTGCTCGCTGGTTGTTCTCTGAGACAACAGCTCCACCTGCTTGTGAATACTGGTAATGTCAGCTTGAAATGATCCCTACTTagatatttttacacatttttttagtACTTCAGCTGACTCCACACTTTGTATCAGAGCTTGTTAGGGTGACACTGAACCTCTTACTGCAAATTAAGAGGAAGCTGCTGCTATTAATATACTTGCACCCGTGATTTGAACTGTCAGAAAGTGCTCGGGGTAACAGCGCTTCTATTTTTGCATACAGCCAGTCACGTGGGGGGGAAAGTGTGTTGTAGCATGCCAGGAAGCTATATATAAATACCTGGGTTTGAGGTGCCATGACAACAAGCATCCACCCTGCTGGAGAGTCTTTGAGGAAGACACTTAATCCCTAccagcctgacctctgacctcatgGTGAAACTGCAAAATAAGTCATCAAAAAAgatcacaaaaaaaaggtaactTTATCTTGTTAATCTCCTGTTGCAGGCCCAAAAGAATGAGAGGGAGTCTATCAGGCAGAAGTTGGCCCTGGGCAGTTTCTTTGACGATGGGCCAGGCATCTACACCAGCTGCAGCAAGAGCGGCAAACCCAGCCTCTCTTCACGGTAAGACCTCTgtcatatttattcattcttAACCAATAAACATGTGACTGGTACTGGAAAACACaagcttgttttttgttttgttttctagtACTTTTGAGGGTCTCATAATTCTCTGAAGAAGGGTGTACTGAAAGGGGATTCTACACAAAGATGAGGGCTGTAGCTCAACGGGAATAAACCTGAAAGATTTACTGTCATGGGCACCAATAAAGAAAGAAcaagcagggaggaagagaatgacaggaagcagggaggaagagaatgaCAGGAAGCAGGGACACAGTCAGCCCTTGTGGCTCTCACTTCCCAAAAGACAcctacatgtgcacacacacacacacactactaccACCTCCCACACTGTACCTTACTGGAACTAGATGTTCTGTAAACCCTCCAGTGCTTTTTGTATTCTGTGATTTGAACCACATGAATCTCTCAATATTGCTGCGACAGATTAATGACTAGTGGTGATGCTTAATGCCTCAATGATTACGGGGAAATAGTAAGATGACAGTGCagtgtgaaaatataatttgtctGGAGTAGCAAAGTCATAGACACACTATTAGAGCCCAACTGATACTGTTTTATTTGCCAGGCTGATATTAATATTTGAGAATCGAAGAATTTCTACTCGCACCTGTGATGTGATGTGCGTATAATTACACCCCTTCGATTGTAAAAAATTGAGACCAAAATATGAACTGAGTGAGACATTTTATAGTTAAAAGATAAACTCTATCTATGGGATTTCTgtactgcagtgttttgttacTTGTCAGCTGATATATTCACCAGTAATAATGCTAATATGCAATAAGCTAATTTTGGCAGATATATCAGTCAGGCTCTACACTGTAGAGGCATCACACTAAATCGGCTGCTAGTCGTCAGGAAAGTTAGTAAACGTTCCCAAAATCTATTAAATTCAAGTTGATGCTGCCTCTTCCAAAAAATACAATGACCACTCAGGTCCTATTTTAATCAGGACTGATTGGATCTATGCTGTGTTACCAATCAGCACTGTTCGTAATTACTGCATTGAATAAGCAGATTATTGATCCACAGTGGGCTGGAGCTACACCTAGTGATATTCTGCTCCTCtgtggcacaaaaaaaaacccactggtCGCAGGTATATTGGATCCGACCTACTGGAGGCATCCCGGATCGATCCATATTGAAGACAAGAGGGGAGATGATTAAAAACACTAGCCCTCCTTAATTCTATCCTCAGTCTGCACTTTGCTCTGGTGATAAAGGCAGCTAGCGTCTCTGCggattttctttccatttttcttcatttcttgcacttttcctctctttcacacatgtCGTAGTGTGCACACTCACAGCACTCTAAATCCTTTATTGAGGCAAAGCACTTTGTTGAACTCATCATGGGTCATTTGTATATGCAGCAGTGCTGTTGACTGTGCTGTCTGTTTTGGCTCTGCTCCGAGTCAATTACTGCAGAATGAGCCAACATTGAAGTGACCTGACGCTGACTGACTCCATCTGCATTTATGCTAATATTAACATGTCTCCCTCAGCTTAAATCTATCTCCACCTCTATCTCTCCCCGCAGGCTGCAGAGTGGGATGAACCTGCAGATCTGTTTTGTCAATGACAGCGGCAGCGACAAGGACAGCGATGCAGATGACAGCAAGACAGAGACCAGTCTGGACACACCTCTCTCCCCCATGGTACGCACTGATGTGTGCAAACCCACGCAGAGTTATTATAGGATTTTTGCAGAATtcaagaatgaaagaaaagcactTCAATCCTGAAATCACCTCGAAATGAGTATCATGAGATCCAGGACTGACAGTGTCAAAGTGTCAAAGTGTAAAGATCTGATCATGTAAAAGCGAGATTGAGACAGAACAAGAATGAAAGTGGTGAATCGGGGAGATAGCTGGCGGTTGAGTTGCTCTATGAATGTCTTTGCTCATGTTTTCTGGCCTGTTAACCAATTCATGGGCAGCAAACGAGAGGTGAATTGGAATACCCTCGCCATGCGCCATGGATGACTGGCCACATTAACCTCCTGTCAGCCTGAGACACATttaacagaaagagagggagagagagggaattaTTATCTCTTTACATGATCAACCTCGCTCTCCTCACAGCACATTTGATGTACAATTGTGTTACTGTCTGTGTgaaaaaatcaaaatgccaagaatacataaatattaattCTCTGACCTGGTCTTATATTATATCGTATATTTCCCTCCATTATTACCCCCTTTCACTTACATTTACTACACATTCTCTTCACCCTCATTTCTTATTCTGTTCACTTTCTCCTTCATATTTTATTCCACCTTGCCTTACTGtccccccttcttcctccacatcctccCTGCAGTCCAAGCAGAGTTCATCCTACTCGGACAGGGACACCACGGAGGACGACTCCGAGTCTCTGGAGGACATGGACTTCCTGAGTCGACAGAAGAAGCTGCAGGCGGAGGCAAAGCTGGCCCTGGCTATGGCCAAGCCCATGGCCAAgatgcaggtggaggtggagaaacAGAATCGCAAGAAGTCACCGGTGGCCGACCTGGTCAGTACCTGAATCACACAGTAATGCTGCCTTTGACCGTGAAGTTGTACAACAATAAGTACAACGtttaccaaaaacaaaataaaaagagctttttgctgtttcaagcttttggttttacttttatgttaacaatggatcacatgactacttgtagGCGAAAGGGGTTTCTTGACTCTgctgttcccctcagctctacagagctttatagctTCATTGTTTAGGTTTTCTGGCCCACAATTTTACTACCAATCTCATTTGGGTCGTTTTCGGTGGacatgcagctgttttctgcaaaaacgtttttaaaaacctgctgtaagccacctgcccagcaccaaacagcagacaagcaaagttagcgactagctggtgaggAAAGTGGAACAtatttctcaggagttggtagagaggAGTGTAATTATTAGACTTACATTCGCctagtggccagaaacacgactccaaatgaatgctaatgttgctctataTCCGCTGGATGTAAAAATCGGCAACTGCTTGTTAACAAATTTGCCCTAAtaacagcttgtttctgctgcccccaggtggccacagaatcagttattgcaggtttaaaaccGTCATCATGAACAATATATCAGATGTGGCAGCTGTTTGCTCTGTTGCATCAACTacgctgatgatgtcacagttttAAAGCAAAACCGAAAGCTTAAGACAGCAAGTAGGCCTGCTTTTGTTGTAGTAACTGTAAACTGATACACATGCACTGATAATTCAGGAGGAAGATTTTTAACAGAAGTAACCGATTCTATCCAACTTTCTATCAGTGGCAAGGCAGTACATTACgttgacatttttctgacatgGCTTACACTGGCCAGTAATGGAAATGAATCATATAGTCACATTTCTCCATAAAGATGAGTAAGATAGCTAATTAGAGCAGAGAGCCACCAGTTttagaacaaaatgtcagatatATTATGGTCAACGTGTGTCATGTGACATTAAGTTTTTCTCCATATCGGCCTTTTAACAGTGGCTCATTATTTGGTCCATTAGTCAAAATACGTGAGAATAGGCAGGtgggttgtgttgtgtttcagcaaCATGTGAGTATTACATGGGAGCTGACCAGATACATGCTGTGATGTTGTCACAGGgacccccccttccctctcttcctctgccctcATTTAGAGGAAGGAAGGTGATGACGACCCTGCTCATCATTATTTCATCAGTTTTTATCTGCCTCACTGCCTCTTCAGGAGcgcacacaccagcacacaccgCCAGACTTATACACACTGTATTTCCACGCCGACTTGCAGGCAGAAGCGCTTTACTTATTCAGAGAAGAGAAGGGCAGCTCGGCCGGGTCCATCTATAATTCATACGCCGGAAAGCATTGACTTCAGTGTTTAGGATGTAGCAGTGCTCAGCAGTCAGAAGACATCACTGTCACATCTGGACCGAACACACAGTGAATGTTAAGTTGTATTAAGGCTACAGCCGCCTGCCATGTCCACGACACCAGAGATCTACTAAACTGCAGAAGTCACATGTGCTAAATACTTCCTTAGAACTGTGATTCCTAACCAGGGGTACTTCCTCTTCAATCCAGGATTGTGGAGCAGCTCAACTaattttaaaaaactgaaattatgaTTTGATTGAAAAAATATCCAAATCCTAAATCCATCCAAATAAGATTGTAAATTAGTGTGATGCTGATCTTTACCTTCCACCTACCTGAGTCAGTTGTAACACCTTAAAGCCAAGTGTTGCCACAGAAATGGCACGAAAACTAGTTGGTGAGAGGCCCAAATAGTTATAGCTAAATGTAATGGATAAATTGTTTAAATAATCAGCTAAGAGACggcaaacatttgaaatgattagctaaaagtaatggataaagAGGTGAAACAGTTAGCCAAAAGTAATacataaacagttgaaataattAACTAAAAGCaatggataaacagttaaaacattACTTGAAAGTAATGCATAAACAGTTTATATAATTAGCTGTAAgtgatggataaatggttgaaagaATCAGCTTCTGCCCCTCGTGGTAAACATTGATGATTTAATTGTATGaaaaaattatttaaacaaTCCACTTTACGTGGTATTTCTGAACAtccaaattaattaaaatgaacacatttggaacatgacgGGTGGTGTCAATGAAGGGCTACTTGAACTCATCTGATAAAGAGGTGGGGGTTGCGTCAAACAAAAAAGGTCCTAGAACAATCACTGTCCTGTTATACTGCTGCCAGTTAGTTGAATTCAGTTCCAACTAAACTGGATTGTCCTACCCCCTTGTCAAGAGCAAAGAAAGGGAATTCGGCCAGCACAGTAAGCCTGCATccaaatgtctgtctgtgtactACTGGGAGTGTGGGTTTTTCCTAAATCTGTACAAACAGAATcactgagaaaacaagaaagtCAGCGAGAGAAAATAGGGGGAGAGATTTAAATTCTACTGTAAAACCTCAATTCTCAACCAACTTCATTcagagagagaagtgaagtTCCTCTATCTGACATCATTGCTGGAGGCTCGTCGCtgttaacagacagacagtaattTGTATTTCGCCACAGAAACTCACACCATGGTCAGCAGACTACCCTGTTGAGTCAGGACTCAACACCAATCTGCAACCTTTCCCATCACCCACTCTTTGACATCACATTTCTCTCTATGTCACTCTTCAGTCACCACCGTGTACGCGTCTCAGTCACGCGAAACTGAAACTGGCACATGTCAGCCTCAAGTACAGTTGCATCAGTGccaatgtgaaagtgaaagagggGTGAGAAACATAGCAAAGAGAGCCAGCCAGACATAGAACGTGTGGCACATGCGAAGAGAGAGGGCGCACATTTTCTCACCTACTGTTTGTCGAGACTGTGGAGAtgaagtgggagggagagagagagggggagtgggtgttggagggaaagagaaagaatgtaGACCGGTTGGATGGGAATGTTGACAGAGGGAGAGCCTGGTAAACAAAAAGCGAATTATCTGCCCATGTGTGCCTGAGAAGGCACACGCAGCGCTCTGTGATTTTATTGCATGTTGTGGCGACACTGAGAACATGGAGCGACTCCTGGTGTCGATGGGACTCATACAGTACACAAAGCCAGCAGAAGCACTGTAGAaagaatcatttgttttttaagagcACTTTAAGGGtaatactgaaaaacaaaagcactgttTGGATCGATCAATATAGTAACACATGGACATacaatacacaaataaaactccAAAAACTTCCAGGATGCTGCCTTTAATTTTCCCTCAGGGAAATAATGTGTAATTTCACACCCTTTGTCTGTGATTACATAAGAGATGTTGTCACTGCTGTGGATGAGAGGGATTTTGTACTAATGATGAAGACTCGGGTTTTTTTAAAGTTCCCATGAAAAGAGAAATCATATTGTAAATGTAAGATGAGCTGTGAAGTAAAACGGCAGCAGTTTGTAGTGAACACCGGGGGGTAAAAGCACTCAGTGGGCTCTCCTCTGCTGGAGAGTTAAAACTTCACAGAGTCACTGAGTTCATCCGCTGTTTATTTGTATAAAACCTGTTTGggatcaaatcaaacagcaatGTCTTGTTGGAATCCCCCAACTTCTACAGTCTCCCTTTGCAGAGTGGTGAAGAAATAGTGATATTCCCTTTTGTTTCATCAGGGGCATTATCAGAGGAAGCCGAGAGACTGAAAAGCATTCTCCCAGACAGAGCAACACATGAAATAACAACTAATCACATAAGTTCAGGCTGCAGATTGAAGTTGCACATACTGCCCGTCAATTAAAACCGCTGAGTCTTTCAGTTAGTGATTTGATTAGATTCTTGTCAAGCTGATAATTCATGCCATTGTGGCT
Protein-coding sequences here:
- the schip1 gene encoding schwannomin-interacting protein 1 isoform X2, with product MVHQENCSYQAQKNERESIRQKLALGSFFDDGPGIYTSCSKSGKPSLSSRLQSGMNLQICFVNDSGSDKDSDADDSKTETSLDTPLSPMSKQSSSYSDRDTTEDDSESLEDMDFLSRQKKLQAEAKLALAMAKPMAKMQVEVEKQNRKKSPVADLLPHMPHISECLMKRSLKPTDLRDMTLGQLQVIVNDLHSQIESLNEELVQLLLIRDELHMEQDAMLVDIEDLTRSEALNVAPSSFYSSGVLEKKLLHLKTKAC